In the genome of Megalops cyprinoides isolate fMegCyp1 chromosome 18, fMegCyp1.pri, whole genome shotgun sequence, the window TCACACTCAGATTGTGAAATAgttcttgcttttttgttgtttgtttctgtgacagGTAATTCTATATTAGATAATCCTACAAATACACAATAATCAGAGAGTTGAGTTCCTGCGACGCCTgtcaaaatctgaaaatttagaaattaatgaaaatttaGCATAAAAtgtgagaagaaaaacagggaCACCGATGGTTTCCTTTAAACCGGGCAGTAAAATGAATAGCAAAGGACCTGCTCCTCTTACTGACAAGGTTATCTGAGTGTCCTGCTAGTTTGAACTTCGTTACTAACCCAGtactttttttcataaatattagAAGTATACCATAAGGAATAAGAATTGCATTTGtatatgatgaaaaaaacagttgaaaaaTAGCAGCAAAGTGGCCTGGCTAAAGCGAGACGAGGAGTTCTCTCTGAACATCCATGAGGAGCGTGCAGTGACGGTGGTGGGTTGGCAAAGCGGCTGGCACACTGACCCCACCGTGTCTGACCGGATGGTGTTTAAAGAAGAGAACTTGTGCTTGAAAGCACACTGCACCATCAAAACTCAGtaccaaaatgcaaaaaaaggcaAGCTTCCATTGCAGCAGGGTGCAGTGAAATATTCTAAAAACCACGTAAGAAGCTTCCATCAGGAATTGCACAGCTGACAATAATGGGTATGGGTATAATAACAATGGATAATAATGGGGAgaccacagtggcagaacataGCTGTCTTTTTCCATCTAGAATAGGGTGGGTTACCTCAGGCATGGTCACCTTGTTTGACTGCTCTTTAGCACCCTCTAGTGAATCATCAGGTGTCTGCAAGTTATTCAGACGATGTCAGTGGAGGTGCACCTATCCTCCTTTGAGCATTTGCTCCTCTAAGGTGCAGAATGGGCCTTACAGTGCAACATATTATCCCTTTTCTGCATGCGGGTAGATTATAGGACTGTAGTAAATGTTCTTGTATGAGTGTAGAAGATATTGTAGTGTGACAagatgtacaatgtacaattgCTTTTTACAAACTtggagggaaaaggggaggaaacattaaaaatcaGCTCCGAAGAAAGCAGTTGAAATAATGATGATTGTTACAGGCTGTTCCTCTTGTTCCAAAACTTTTTGTTCCAAAACTCCTGCAATAGGTCACTGTATGAAAAGAAACTGTACAAAGCCAACTTATTTCATTTGACTGAAAGTGAACtaattattgcaattattgTAATCCTCATGTCAAATAATAAGGAGTAAggcataaaataataataatgtctgaAGATAAGGatgaaattgtgaaaatgtcaaaatactCCCTTCCCTGCCtacatagatttttttcatgGATTGTACAAGTATTGCTAAGAGAATGTCACTGGAATGCAAGTGAAACttgctgtaatttttaaaattaaattaaacgATAGCTTTCATTGAAGGCGTGCCAACACTTAAATTTAAGTGTAGGAAAATACATAGCGGACCTATTTGAGGAttacatttcagaaagaaagCTATTTCATAACAACACCGTGGACTCTGAGGAGCTGATTTCTGGAAGTGAGCTACAGCACATCAATACTGCATCGCCAGCGCTGGCAGACAATCAGTAAACCCTCTCTTCAGAGCTTTCAGAGGGCACTGTTGTGCTGGATTAAGTGATTGTATCAAATATGCTCTCTCTTAAACAAGGCTTAGAGAACTACATCTGAACCGTAGTGAAACCATGCCAGAATCCATGCGCTTTAAGTCATACAACTTCAGACCATCTGTTTGTTTGAAGGAGGGGGCTTCCTGCCCACCGCTTGCGTCAGGCAGTCGGATCATGTGTTCCGCCGAAAGGCTGCCGCCTCGCTGCGATCTGCCCCGCCTGACCGTGTCCCTCCTTGCTTTGTCTACCCAGCCCTCGAAGATGAGCTGGACTTCGCCCTGGGCAAGCAGACCCCCGCCTTCCTGAAGAAGTGCGTGTGCTACATCCGCAAGATCTCCAACTTCGACCGGCACGCCAAAATCCCGGAGATGGCACGCTACATGGACATCGTGGTGAGTGGCGACCGCGTCATGCGCAACCAGGAGGCCTACGAACGCCTGCTGAAGATCCGCGACGAGTTCATCCCCACCATCGTGGCCTCCTCCAACCTGCGTGTCTACTCCTCCGTCACCCACTGCGACATGAAGCTGGGCTACTCCCAGGAGGTGGAGAGCCACTATGTGGAGGGCCTCTGCAAGCAGTTTTACGAGGACATGGTGGACATCATCCAGGCCACCGTCCAGCAGAACTTCGACACCGAGACCGACCCGCTCTACGACGAGATCCTGCAGCACCTGTCCCTCTGCAAGACCTACTCCTCCTTCTACCAGTACAAGTGCGAGGCCTTGGGCCTGATCCACAGGTACATCCTGCCCAGCAAAGGGGGGAGAATCAGCCCCCTGGTGGTGTACGGAGGACCCTGCACGGGGAAAACGCTGCTGATCGCTGAGGTGGCGAAGCAGGTGAGACAGAGCTCCTGCACATCACGGGAActtctttattttctcagcgGGTGCCTTCTCCCAGGGCCGCTAACAcagttttttccactgtttgtttgttctcttttgGGTTAGTCTCTCCTTTATGTCGTTACACAAAAATGCAGGCAGTGAGGTTAAGTGCTTTGTTCAAGGGTACGGTGTTAGTGCTCTCTGAGTTTCTATCCACAGCCTTCTCGTTATGAACTCCAGCTCTTGGGTGTTATTTACAGCACTGAAAACATCACAATACCTTCTTGTATGCTTCGTCAATGGGTAACTAGTTCAGGTTACTGTTGTTTATCTAGCTagaaagctaaataaataagattcAAATTTTATTCTAGGACCCTCCCTCTCATTCCTTAAATGTGtgcctttgtttgtgtgtacacggtcgtgcgtgtgtgtgtctgcatgtgtggatatgtgcatgcatgtgtctgcctatgtgtgcatttttgcatgcgtgcctgtgtttgtgtgtgtgcatgcaggtcCGTGTGcgcattgtttgtgtgtgtattttcaccGCCCTGTCTTTGCTGGGCCATCTGGCTGCCAGGGCACATTAGGGTCGTATTGCAGCATCCCACCGTGAGAGCCCCAAGCTGTGCCCTGCTTCTTCGGCCTTAATAATTGATGCCATGAAATTGCCTCTTGTAAGATAAAGTGATTTACTTTATGGAATATGGGCAGAATGCCACACTCTGCTGCACCACACACAGTCGGGAGACCTGCCAAAGTCACACAGTTTTTTGCGCAGTTCATTGCGTTTAAGagttcatccccccccccacccgcccccgcGCCCGAAACAGAGGAAtggctgcagagacagagacgaAGGAAGCAGCCTGGGACGCACAAAGCCTCCGATGTGACGCCATCTTTGGCAGACTCGCCCTTCTCATCACAGAATTACCCCGGCAAACAGGATCATTCCAATCGCAAATATTTTATGTCAATAGACTGCTCTGTCTGCCGACTGCAGATCAGAGCGCAAGAAATTAAAAACTGGGctcctgtttttctttggtCATTTTGCTGTGTTGGCTTTGCAGCCCGGGGGGAcggtggagaggggagggggtacAGCTTACATGTCACGTCGCCTGAAGCAGGTGACAGACTTCAATTGCAAACGTTTGTTCAGTTATGATGAGCTGTGAGACCTGGATTCCCTCTGGGCGTCACAGTCAACCCCGGTTGCATCATGGGAGTTTCAGTGTACCTCCAGCAACGGAGGCTGCGGATTAGTGGAGTGCGCACCTTTCAACTGATGCCAAACCTGTTTACAAGCCTTACTTAACGATTAGACAGTTCGAGTAAGGATTACCTATCACCAGGTGcttgttttgcttaattgtgTGTAATGTTGAAACATCTGACATGAAAGtgtttaaattataaaaaaatgaattacatttaataatatttattatgtcACAAAGATGAAGTTGAAGTGCAGAAAGACTCTAGATGTAGGAAATCAAGGAAGGAAGGAATCAGATGCTGAACTCATGTTTGTTCAATAAGTGTGCACACTCTGTACCCTCCTCCCTAACACACATCTCCAGGTAAACTTTgagaaaaatggcattttctgATTAGATGTTTAACAAGGTGGAgccaaataataacaattatgaCTATAAAAATGCACAGGTATTCCACGGCAAGGCCATGAAACTGCACAGATAATGACCTGCTCCCTCCTGAGTGATGCATGTAAAGTCTCTCCAGACATCAGCCTGGACGGAGGCTAGGATTCAGTTGAGCGGTTAGACTGTGGCCTGATGATTTGGTGGTCACCAATTACTTCATTTGTTCCAAAGTTATATTGTTGAAGTACTTTCAACAGCCGCCTGGTCTTCTTCAGTCAGGCCCCCTATCCAAGCACTAACCTAACCCAGCCCAGCTTAACTTCCACCATTTCACCAGAGAGCAGCCAAAGGCTGGTATAGCCACTGTGTTTCCATTGCATTGTGCACTACCTAAGCTACCTACATCTCTaaccagagcaatttacatataCAACCTTAACCTCAGAACACTCTGCAGCCTTTTTATGTAGCTGAATCCTTAGTGAAGGAACTGAGGGTGTATGACCTTATTAGGGGTCACAACAACAGCATCCTGACGAGGACTCCAGTGTATAACCTTCTAAACTTCAGTGCAGTAATCACCATATGGCATGCCATCCCTATGGTGCGGTCTCAGTTGCCTTCTAATTTTAAGCATGAATACAGTTTGCTGGATAACAGTATGTAATATGTGTTGTGCATGTAACAAATCAGCTGAAAAAATTTtgtatttgaacaaaaatacaatacaataatacaagTATGCGGCAACTCTTTCTCTAAATGTCTTCTAGGAGGTGTAAAAATaggtaaatataaaataatacatatatttaaagcataaattgttcttttttcttgtgttttactACAGGCCTACAGCTGGCTCCAGAAGGAGTTGGGGCCGGAGACGGACCCGGTGGTCATCGTGCGGTTCATCGGCGCGACGGAGTTCTCCACCGACCTGCGCACTCTTCTGCAGAGCATCTGCGAGCAGATCGCCATCAACTACCGCTGCCTGATCCACTTCCTGCCCCACAAGATCCAGGAGATGCGGGAGCTGCTGGTCAACCTGCTGGGCGAGTCGTCCTTCCAGCGGCCCCTGGTCATCGTGCTGGACGCCCTGGAGCAGCTGTCCGAGGGCGAGGAGGCACGTAAGCTGTGGTGGCTGCCGGTGCACCTGCCCCGCACGGTGCGCATCGTGGTCTCCACCCTGCCCAACAAGCACGGCATCCTGCAGAAGCTCCGCTGCCTCATCCACGAGGAAAGCCGCTACGTGGAGCTGACGCAGCGCGACCGCAAGATGTGCAGCCAGACGCTCAAGCACCAGCTGCTGGCCGTCAAGCGCAAGGTCACCTCGGGCCAGCAGATCTACGTCAACGAGGCGCTGGCCAAGTGCACGCTTCCCATGTTCGTCAACCTCATCTCCCGGGAGGTGCTGCACTGGCGGTCACACAAGGACGTGGACGACACGTCGCTGTGCTCCACGGTGCACGAGAGCATCGAGCAGCTCTTCTTCTCCATCGAGAACAAGCTGGGCTCCAGGTTCGTGTTCCGGGCGCTGGGCTACATCACCATGGCCCGGGCGGGGCTGACGGAGATGGAGCTGGAGGACATCCTCTCCCTGGACAACAGCGTCCTGAGTGACATCATGGTGGGCTCCAGGCTGAAGAACCCGCTGAGGATCTCGTACGACCTCATCGCCCGGCTGAAGGAGGAGCTGACCGGCTACCTGATCGAGCGGCAGGTGCGGAACGTGACGCTCATGGTGTGGGCCAACCGCCACCTGCACCTCATCGCCCAGAAGCTCTACCTCAGCAACGAGGAGGACGTGCACCAGATGCACAGTCTCCTGGCTGAGTACTTCCTGGGGGCCTGGTCTGGCGGGAGGAAGAAGATATTCCACTGCGACAACAATCACTTCGCCTCCCTGACCATCTCCCACCACAgaaacccccaccaccaccatagCGACAAGGCCAGCACTGACAAGCACTCCTACGACAGGCAGACCCCCGAGCAGCCCTGGGTGTTCCAGTGCAACCTGCTGGAGCCCGACATCTTCTTCGTCAACCACAGGAAGATGACGGAGCTGCTGTACCACCTGACACGCAGCGGCAGGACGGACGACCTCATGTACGGGGTCATCATGAACTTCAGCTGGCTCTACACCATGATCAAGATCGGCCAGTTCGACAAGGCCCTGGCGGACATCGACCTGGCCTACAGCTACTCGCAGGAGAAGGAGCTCAAGTTCCTGGCCACCACTCTGCGCAGCATCAAGGCGAAGGTGATGCGCAACCCGGCCTCGCTGTCCGCcgagctgcagcagaggctgCTGCCCGTGGTCACCTCCCTGCCCAAGCTCCGCCACCTCCTTCTGGAGTGCGACAAGGACGGGCCCAAGTACTGCTCCATCGTgcccctccactcctccatgGACGTCATCTACAGCCCTGAGCGGCTGCCCCTGTGCTCCAGCTACATGCAGATCGTGGAGATCCTGCCCACCTTTGCCCCCAACATCATCATCGTCGCCCTGGAGGACGGCACCGTCAGCACCTGGGACGTGGAAAGCCGGCAGCTCCTGAGGCAAATCGACACAGCTCGCTCGGTTGTTCTGGGGATCCGGCTCACCAGCGACGAGAAGTATCTGGTGGTGGCCACCACCAAGAACACGCTGCTGATCTACGACAACCACAAGTCTTGCCTTCTGTCTGAGGTGGAGATCAAGGGCTCCAAGCACTGCGGCATCACGGGGGGCGTAGCCTTCATCAACGGCTTCACCCTGTCCAGCCACCACGCCCTGGCGTGGCTGGAGGCCAGCAAGGATGTCAACGTCATCGACCTGCTCTACGGCTGGCCCCTCTATCAGTTCCACTGCTGGTATGAGGTCACCTGCGTCCAGTGCTCCCCAGACGGGCTGTACGCCTTTTGCGGGCAGTACCTCAACACCACCTCCATCTTCCACCTGGGGAATGGGGACAAGCTGGCCACCGTCACCTCCGAGTTCTCGGGGGGTTTCGTGAAGTCGCTGCTGGTCCTGGACACCATCCACCAGATGGTGATGATCGACAATGAAGGGAGTCTGTCGGTGTGGAACACCAAGGAGATCACCAACCCCCGCATCATCGAGGACTATGACTGCCGGGGGGACGAGAGCGAGGTGATCGGCATCGAGCTGTCCGAAGACCAGCGCTCCATCCTTATCTGCAAGGCCAGGAGCATCGAGGTGCTGGACACCAGGCTATGGAAGATGGTGGAGAAGTTCAAGGCCAAGCGCAGCGAGCGCTTCGTGGCCGCCGTCCTCTCCAAGAACGGCCAGAGCATCGTGGCCTCCATGGAGAACACCTCATCCATTTTTGTGTGGCGGAGGGACAGCGGCCAGTGCATGGCCAGTCTGGTGGAGATCTCAGGGGCCATTGTCAAGCTCATCAAGTCCACCCACCACAACCTGCTGCTGTCGGTGGCCAGCAGCGGTGTTCTCTCCGTGTGGGACATTGACATCATCACTGCCATGTCGAACATCGACAAAACCGGGCGGCGGATCCAGAGCCTGCAGCTGTCCGGCAGGGAGGACTTCGTCTTCACCATGGACGGCTCCGAGTCCGTGCACAAGTGGAACTTCAGCACGGGCTTCATCGAGACCGTCTTTAAGCACGAGGGCATCGTGGAGAACTGCGTGCTGACGTCCTCCGGGGACCTGATGGTCACCTCGGATGACAAGTGTAGCCAGTACATCTGGCACACCACGACGGGAGAGAACATCTTCCGCATCAATGGCCAAAGGATATCCCAGCTCCTGATCACACACAACGATCAGTTTGTGGTCTCCCTCTGCGAACAGAACGCCTCCAGGGTCTGGAGGCTGGCCACCGGGCACAAAGTGTGCAACATCCTGGTGGCTCTGCAGAACGCCCTGATCACCACCGCCAACACCTTCCTGGTGGGAACAACGAAAAACAAGCTGCTGGCGGTGAGCCTGTGGTCAGGCAGCGTGTCGAAGAAGTTCGTCTGCGACGACGGCATCACCATCGTCAACTTCAAGCTCATCCCGGACTGCCCTGATTACGTGGTCTTCATCACCTCCACGGAGACGGTCTTCATCTGGAGCGTCGCAGACGAGTCCATCTGCCGGCGGGTGCAGCTGCCCAGCAACTTCCTGAAGAACCTGGAGGACTTCCAGATCTCGCCCAACGGCAAGCTGGGCATCGTCTCGAAGGGCGACGAGAACATCAATGTGCTGGACCTTCACAGCGGGAAGCTCCGGATCGTCCACGCGGCTGGGATCATCTGGCGGCAGAAGCTGTCCCGCGACGGCCGCTACCTGGTCTACATCTGCTTCCGGAACTGCGAGGAGGACGACGACGCCGGCGTGGTGTCCAGCCTGATCGTCATGCGGTTGGCGGACGGGAAGAGCATCGGGACCTGCTCGCTGTACAAGACGCCCACCTTCCTGTGCCTGTCCCAGAGGGCCCTCAACATCATCATCGGCTTCGAGGACGGCAGCATCGGCACCTACACGGTGGTGGACCGGGTGGATGCCGCGCTAAAGATAAAGATTGCCACCTCCAACAGCCGCCAGATCGTCAACAACGCCTCGCAGAAGGTCCGGCCCAAGTGCGGCACCTTCGCCTTCAAGACCATCGCCGACTGCGTGTGGAGGGAGTCCACCGAGGTCTTCTCCAGGGACAGCCCCATCAACGTGTCCGACTCGGGCGAGGCGGATACCACCACGCCCACGAAGAAGACCGAACCCCTGCAGTGAGAGTTTGGCGGCTTTTCAGCTGCCCACTTCCTGTTTACAGCCCCACTCGCGATGCAGCTGCTGATTACCGCGATTTGCCGTGACGCTGGCCACGCACTGACCGGACTTGGAGTTTGATTTCCGCTGCAGCTGAAGGCTTCTCGGTCAAACGGCCGCTCGATCCTAGCCGGCTTTCCTTCTGATTGATCGGAAATTTTGAGTATCAAACCCCTATTAAGTGCGCTTCGTTGCCTCAGGCAGTTGAAGAACTGAGTtaacatttctctctgttgtgtTCCATCAGTCATTATAATGATGATACACTTAGCTTGATggctcttcctctttttttctgtaatgtgtaCATTTAGAGCAATTCTTCCTTTATATAAAAGGTCATGTACATGTTGTGATATATTTTTAGTAAAATACAGTTGCTGCcattttttgtacatatttttttttctttccttgtggCTGCAAAGATACAAAATTGAATTTCCCAGTACTGTaagaatatatataaatatatgtacatatctATTTTGGCTGCTGCGATTGTGCAACtccttaaaaaaatgttatgttgtGCTTAATGCAATCAAAGAGAGTGCCtggattttgaaatgtttgtttttttcttgcaaaacaCTGACAATTATGAAGATGCAGGGaatttataaatacagtaattattCTGATAAGCATATATTATGGATTCGGTTGTTTTCAAATCAAAGAACATGAttacgttattattattattgaaagaGATTGTTAAAATGAAGATTGAAGGTaaactgcaaaattaaaaatggaaaaaaaaaacaaatttcaggaGTAGAGAGTTTGGATGGAGTGTTATGACATTACTACGAAAACTACAACTGCCCAAAACCCATCTGTATGAATCATCGGTGTTCATTATTTTGCAGTATTAAATTTATTTGGGGAAGACAACTTTGAGCATATTGTGTAGCCTCTCTGTAAGGGAGCACCTAGGCCTTAAAGGTTCTGCTTGTTTTGGTTGTGTGTTTAGTAACGTTGCGTTATGTCATTGTGTTATGTGAGAGGAGAGGTAGAGTAAAACAACAGTACTCAGTATTTTCGATTATGAAAACAGTTTGTCATGTAACAAGACGGTTTAGCTCATGCTATATTctgaaaattagaaaaaaaaacatttatatatttaacttGGTTCATTTTGAACTTATGTATTGGTTCCGCATTATAATCGTGTGTTTGACGTGAATGTTGATGTTGATTTTCACCTCTGTGATTGAAGTTGGCACTTTGGCTgtgaattcaaatgaatgaaacatttgttAGACTGTCAAAGAGCCGTTCCTATATTTCTTCAACACAAGACTGACAAAAaggcttgtttgtttctttggcTTTCTCTATTTTATATAACTCTCAAGGGCTATTTCGTCTAATTGTATGCGTTTGCCTCTTTTCACTCTTGGGACATCTTGCTTTTCTGACAGTTTGTCAGTTCAACTTATGATGACTTGTAGCAGTATTaagctttaaaagaaaaaaaatccctcagaAAGCAAATTCTCTTAATAAAGTgaaataatacatgaataaaaagtATATTTGCCAAAGGTTCCaaattctgttttgtgttgtttacaATATATCTGTTTTATGGCTTGGAATTTGTCATGGCGGAATTGTTTAGAGTTTATATATGATTCGTTGTGATTATGTTAGCCCTAtaagagaaaaaatgtattatgacGTTTTTGCTAACAAGTTCACTCACGTCTTATACTATATTGGAATGCCAGTTTAAGAGTATATTTGAATGTGTTAATACAAAAGCcagtatacagtacattgtaTGTTATGTAACTTGAATGACTTTTCATAACTTATATGTTTGCAGCATATAGATAATATACTggtaatgaatgtttttaaagtatTCTTTGTATTGTCAGGACTGACTTACCTGTTTAGagatttatattttcataaatgttgtatttaaattttgttaCAGAGTTGTATAACTggaattgtttaaaaaagaacttATGTCTGAAGCAATATGAAAtagtgtgtatgcatatgtttgtatggaacattttaatgtaataaaatgtttgaagtTTCTTTTCTGCCTCCAAAAAAGCTTCATTATTACTATGGGAAGATGAACACTGATTCACACCAGGTCTGTCAACATGAAGTccattacaaaatattaataattacaatCAATCTACAGATATATGCCTCTGCTTCACAGCACTTCTGTCCtcaaacaacacagacaaacataacaagcagaaaataaatgaagcaaATGCTTTTGTTGGACCACAGTGACCATTTCTGTACTCGACACAAAAGAAACCCAAAAAGGAAGGTACCGCAGAGTTTTGGGGGGCAAAACAACAGCACCCCCATTTGTATTCGCACCTTCAACCAAGCAGTCCTTGAGATCTTCCAAACAAGCAAATGTTTTGTcagtttgcatttgcattttattgcttCCGTGTATTCATACCAAGATCAGCATATAAATCATTTCCCAGGTTTGAAGGGGATATACAGTTCTTGAGAAGAGTAGGACAGCCAAACcaattgctttttttcatgGGGTTTACACTTTCAGAATGcatgttgataaaaaaaaaaaagactgttcaTGTTCTCCATTTTGAGTCCGTGTCTATGTTTTGAAAACGTCACAGGTAACGAACACCAATATGTCAAGTCACCTGTGTCAAAACACATAATTTAGTTTGGAGCTGGCTGGATCACAGAAGAGGCAGAGatagatttaaaaaagaaatatgaaatgaaaaaaaatgattctatatacaaacagcactgacagataGGCATGCTTACCTAATAAATAGCCACAgagatgtctgttttttttttactagatAAAAGAGCTGCAACTGGATTCGGAGCCCACAGtccataaagacacacacaaagcaatcGGGGACCAGTAATCTGAGTTTTAGTCGCTTTGGGCTACTCTTAATTCCCAGccatgctttctgtgtgtgctgtctccatggtgacagcaGCTCCAGAGTCACCGGCGTGACCACGCCCTTGATTGTTGCTTAGAGTGAGATCATGTCTCCAGGCCCTCAATAAATCCCTTTTAAAACACAGCCTGGCTAAACGcattcctcctccacctccacagccCAGGGGTATTTGCATAACCCCACTCGCGACAGAAACACTTTATTAGATAGAAGGTGTTACTGAGGTggagtgtgtatctgtgaatgGCAGCGTACTGTATGCGTTTTGCTTTTTCACCTGTTGCCGGAGTTTCCCTTCTCACTGCAGTTTTCTGACCATGCTGGTAATGAATCACCATTACATTAATGAGCGCCAAGAAATCAAACAAGTGAAAACCAAACACATTAATCTTAATGTGGTCTGAAGTTTTAATGGGGGAGGTGATCTCACCTACAGTAAGTCACTCTGgtattattgtaatatatacCCAGCATTCTTACTGGATCAAAAGGCTGTTCGATTGTTGGAAGATGTAAAGAATACAAGAGCTGCTTGCATTAGTTCCCAGAAAAGGTGATGTCATAAAACAGAGGAATTCCGGAAGACGCCACATTCTGGAACCATCAGACAGTGCACTGTGACCATAGCCCCTTTTTTTACCCATGATTCTCAGCTGAACACTTCGTCACTGCCACCCTGTTAAAGCAGATAAACGCTGTAATCCCCAGCCCCACTCTCTCGGAGGAGCGGTGGGTGGGAGGTGGAAAACAGAATGTGCTGTAAGAATGCACTGCGGTTCTCACTCTGAGCAGAGCCCCtggcacagcactgctgactgCCGATGGGCCTGCAGAGATTAGAAACAAAGAGGATGAAGAAGCCATCTATGCCACAATATGAAGTGgaaaatacacaatacaaaaatatttcaaaaataagtTCCATATGGGCACTATTCATATATGGAATATGCATTTACTGTGTAAATACaattataatatattcatattattgtATATCTCCTACATCTGTTGCACACAGATTTTACAGGAGCCACAGGGTCGAGGGCCACCTCTTTCTTAGCAGATATGGCAACTGGCTCACTCATACCCCTTCCAGCAAAATCCAGTTTTCCCAGGAAGAAGACatttggtgggggtgggtttCTGGCCCTTGTCCCATTCCTAAGGGGCGCGTCGTCCACTCCCACACAGACCCATGCCATACACCTTACCTGTCTGCAGTGATCAGAGTGGACCTCCCAGTACCTGTGGGCTGTGACCTATTTTATTTTAGCTTGGTGAGCCCCGATGGTATTAGAGATCGGGTTGCAAACCGCAACTTCCATCGGGATGTTTTCGGAGGATTTAGGCTGGATCTTGTGGCCGTTGTAACTTCTTGCCTCTGTGCCAAGATGCGGGTAATCATTAGCGATAGGTCATATTTCAGAGCTAAAGAAACATCTCACATTTCCCGAGAAGAAAATCTGATAttctgtgtgcaaaaaaaaaaggttccatCAGCATGCACCGGGGTTATGTCACTCTGCGCGTCCTATCTGTCACCAAAACCAAATTGTTCTCGTAGACACTGACACTTACGTATTGCCTGCAGCAAATGTATCAAGGCATTTACAGGCCGAGAAGCGCCGGTGTTCTGAAACAGAACTGGAGAGATTTTCGGGAAAATATTACGACTAAATTACATGGTCAGATTTTATGCCAGGTATACAATTACTATTCTGCTAAAGGAATGCAATATATGTCTTCCTACGGATGAATGGAGGTAACCACAGCAGGCGCCATTGGATAGGTATGCCCTATAGGCTTTCCATGACCATTTTTTGGCTCTGACCTGCACCCTTTGCGACAATTGCGTAACAATTGACATGTGGATAGCATTAGGTTATTCTTAGAACTGTTA includes:
- the LOC118792914 gene encoding NACHT and WD repeat domain-containing protein 2: MWPSGVGNRLPCPRESALRRAALSGNVLALPPYHVPTGRSVRVFISANPDDTEAERNALKEHVYPKLRDFCRENYGIEFQVVDLYWGIDQEEWDSPDLQRLRMKLLEECLKTSAGPCFVGLVGEKYGSIRVPGEVESAEFEMILDAAVEAGLDTRILEEWYCRDENAVPPAYYLKPKSQMLKNYHNSMESGNTKSKSDTAWRNVSEEIKRTFRTAVLHLQEKGTMKSSQAKKFLCSALEDELDFALGKQTPAFLKKCVCYIRKISNFDRHAKIPEMARYMDIVVSGDRVMRNQEAYERLLKIRDEFIPTIVASSNLRVYSSVTHCDMKLGYSQEVESHYVEGLCKQFYEDMVDIIQATVQQNFDTETDPLYDEILQHLSLCKTYSSFYQYKCEALGLIHRYILPSKGGRISPLVVYGGPCTGKTLLIAEVAKQAYSWLQKELGPETDPVVIVRFIGATEFSTDLRTLLQSICEQIAINYRCLIHFLPHKIQEMRELLVNLLGESSFQRPLVIVLDALEQLSEGEEARKLWWLPVHLPRTVRIVVSTLPNKHGILQKLRCLIHEESRYVELTQRDRKMCSQTLKHQLLAVKRKVTSGQQIYVNEALAKCTLPMFVNLISREVLHWRSHKDVDDTSLCSTVHESIEQLFFSIENKLGSRFVFRALGYITMARAGLTEMELEDILSLDNSVLSDIMVGSRLKNPLRISYDLIARLKEELTGYLIERQVRNVTLMVWANRHLHLIAQKLYLSNEEDVHQMHSLLAEYFLGAWSGGRKKIFHCDNNHFASLTISHHRNPHHHHSDKASTDKHSYDRQTPEQPWVFQCNLLEPDIFFVNHRKMTELLYHLTRSGRTDDLMYGVIMNFSWLYTMIKIGQFDKALADIDLAYSYSQEKELKFLATTLRSIKAKVMRNPASLSAELQQRLLPVVTSLPKLRHLLLECDKDGPKYCSIVPLHSSMDVIYSPERLPLCSSYMQIVEILPTFAPNIIIVALEDGTVSTWDVESRQLLRQIDTARSVVLGIRLTSDEKYLVVATTKNTLLIYDNHKSCLLSEVEIKGSKHCGITGGVAFINGFTLSSHHALAWLEASKDVNVIDLLYGWPLYQFHCWYEVTCVQCSPDGLYAFCGQYLNTTSIFHLGNGDKLATVTSEFSGGFVKSLLVLDTIHQMVMIDNEGSLSVWNTKEITNPRIIEDYDCRGDESEVIGIELSEDQRSILICKARSIEVLDTRLWKMVEKFKAKRSERFVAAVLSKNGQSIVASMENTSSIFVWRRDSGQCMASLVEISGAIVKLIKSTHHNLLLSVASSGVLSVWDIDIITAMSNIDKTGRRIQSLQLSGREDFVFTMDGSESVHKWNFSTGFIETVFKHEGIVENCVLTSSGDLMVTSDDKCSQYIWHTTTGENIFRINGQRISQLLITHNDQFVVSLCEQNASRVWRLATGHKVCNILVALQNALITTANTFLVGTTKNKLLAVSLWSGSVSKKFVCDDGITIVNFKLIPDCPDYVVFITSTETVFIWSVADESICRRVQLPSNFLKNLEDFQISPNGKLGIVSKGDENINVLDLHSGKLRIVHAAGIIWRQKLSRDGRYLVYICFRNCEEDDDAGVVSSLIVMRLADGKSIGTCSLYKTPTFLCLSQRALNIIIGFEDGSIGTYTVVDRVDAALKIKIATSNSRQIVNNASQKVRPKCGTFAFKTIADCVWRESTEVFSRDSPINVSDSGEADTTTPTKKTEPLQ